The following proteins are encoded in a genomic region of Mahella australiensis 50-1 BON:
- a CDS encoding DUF503 domain-containing protein: MAVAMVEIAIPFAHSLKDKRHVVKGIIARLRNRFNVSVAEMEYMDIWQRAVLGIACISNDGKFANGEIDKAIDYIESGEGEYQVINIDVQIL; the protein is encoded by the coding sequence GTGGCCGTAGCTATGGTTGAGATAGCCATACCTTTTGCTCATTCGCTCAAGGATAAGAGACACGTGGTCAAGGGTATAATCGCTCGCCTGCGCAATCGCTTCAACGTTTCTGTTGCCGAAATGGAATATATGGATATTTGGCAGCGCGCGGTCTTGGGCATAGCGTGTATATCCAATGATGGAAAGTTTGCCAACGGCGAGATAGATAAGGCCATAGATTATATTGAAAGCGGCGAAGGCGAATATCAGGTGATAAATATAGATGTTCAGATACTGTGA
- a CDS encoding acyl-CoA thioesterase — protein MINACDPNMGFKPPSASKVEMTEMVLPNDANGLGNLLGGRLMHWIDIAGAIVASRHSGHTVVTVAVDSLDFKEPIKVGELVILRGKITWSGRTSMEVAVDVYGENLTTGQRRLTNEAYLTFVALDDDGHPTPVPCVSPETPDEHKAFQDAIIRREQRLKRRSGE, from the coding sequence ATGATAAACGCATGTGATCCGAATATGGGATTTAAGCCGCCATCGGCATCGAAAGTGGAAATGACAGAGATGGTATTACCCAATGATGCCAACGGGCTTGGCAACCTTTTAGGCGGCAGGCTTATGCACTGGATAGATATAGCCGGTGCCATAGTGGCTTCACGACATTCCGGCCATACAGTGGTAACGGTAGCAGTCGACAGTTTAGACTTTAAAGAACCCATAAAAGTGGGTGAATTAGTCATATTAAGAGGCAAAATAACATGGTCCGGCCGTACTTCCATGGAAGTAGCGGTAGACGTTTACGGCGAGAATCTGACCACCGGCCAGCGCCGCCTGACTAATGAGGCTTATCTGACTTTCGTGGCGTTAGATGACGACGGGCATCCTACACCCGTGCCCTGCGTATCGCCAGAAACTCCGGATGAGCATAAAGCGTTTCAAGATGCGATAATAAGGCGAGAGCAGCGCCTAAAGCGTCGTTCGGGAGAATAA